Genomic DNA from Paenibacillus donghaensis:
GACTCAGCTCCCGAAGCGTCTGTATTTATGCATGTTGACCTTATTGGCGCTGTTATACTAAACCCACCCCGTGAACTCCAATATAGACGCTTTCGCGGATTGCGCTTCGGATTGAGCCCCTTTACGCCATTCTTTGGGTGACTGCCCCATAAGTTTGGAGAAGCAGCGGTTGAAGCTGGAAATGGACTGAAAACCGACTTGTTCGGAGATCGAAAGAATCGAATCTTCCGTGCTTTTTAACAGCTTGCAGGCCTCTTCTATTCGGGTGCTGTTTAGGAAATCGAGAGGCGCCGTCCCCATAATTTCATGGAATTTTCTTCGGAAATGAGTGGTGCTTAAGTGGCATAGATCCGCCAGGAAATCGATGGTCATGGGTGTCATATAGTTTGTAGTGATATACTCCAGAACAGGGGAAATAACAAAATCGCCTTTCAGGCTATGCTCGATTTCTTGATCTGCCAACAGCTCATTCCTGGAATGAATTCTAAGGAGTTCTATATAAAGGGACAGCAATAAGCCGTAGGCACTTTCCTGATAGTAAGGATTCTGTTGCTGTAATTCCTCTACGATCGACGTTGCAAGTGTATACACCTTGGGATGTTGCTCCTTGTTCAGCACACAGTTCATTCCCTTCACCGCCCACAAGTTTGGCTCAAAGTTGCTGTAAGCACTTTTAAATGAATGTTGAAAGATGTCCTCGGGCGAAAAAAAGATATAAGACCAAAGACTGGCTGTATTGGGTGAACTATATGTCGTATGAGGGAGATACCTGGGGATAAAGGTTACATCACCGGCTTTAAAGGGGACAGATTCCCCTTTGATCTCCATAATGCCGTTATCCGAATAACAAATGCCAATCTCAAGATGGTTATGGAAATGGAGATGTTCACTTTTGATATCGGAAATCTTCCAACGTTCACCGCTTAACAGCAGAACAGGGAAGTTTATGGGCAAGCTGTAGTGACGGTATTCTATGACGGGCTTCTTTTTTCTGGGCATATAGGATACTCCCGATATTTTGATTTGAGTTGATTATAGGCGAAAGATAGGTCAAGTTCAACTAATGATTATGGTTAAATGATTGGAATTGCGCAGTTTTGCTGTGTATATGCTTAGAATCAGAACATTTTAGTGCTTACAATAGAGTAAGCGTTTACAATAGAAAGATCAGTTATCAAGTGCCTTTGAGGGCGTGTGTGAAAGAGAGGAGAATGAAGATGCTTCAATTAACTTATGACAAGGAAGAGATAGTAAGCGTCATCGACAAAGTGGTCAGAAAAACAATGGCAATGGATCTAACGTGGGACTGGCCCTGTGGTGTGGCTTATTATGGTGTATCCAGAGCCTATCAAACCACAGGGAATAAAGAATATTTGAATATGCTTGTCCAGTGGGCAGATGAATATATCGAGCTGGGTCTGCCGGACTGGACGGTAAACACATGTGCCATGGGCCATATGCTGATCACCTTGTATGAAGAGACAGGGAACCAGAAATATTGGGATATTGCGATGAGTAAGGTGGAGTATATCCGCAGCAATGCGCTGCGATTCGGAGACCATGTGCTGCAGCATACCGTATCCGTCTCTAATGATTTCCCGGAACAGGCTTGGGCAGATACGTTGTTTATGGCGGCATTTTTCCTGCTCCGTGTAGGAAGTAAGCTGAAAGATCAGGACATGATCCAGGACGCCTTGAATCAATATTACTGGCATATCAAATACCTGCAGGACCCTAGTACCGGCTTCTGGTACCACGGCTACAATAATGTCAAGCAGGATCATATGTCCGGATTATACTGGGGTAGAGCGAATGCCTGGGGTGCTTATACCATGTCGCAGGTCAAACCGCTTTTGAAGGAATGGTATTTGTATCCTCAGTGTATGGATGTAGAATGTTCACTTCGGGATCAGTTGGCAGCACTCAAGCTTGTTCAAACGGAGAACGGCTTGTGGCGGACGGTGCTTGATGACGAGGAGTCTTATGAAGAAGTATCTGCCTCTTGTGGAATTGCAGCAGCTATGATCAATAACGGCAATCCGCTGCATACCAAATATGTGCAAAAAGCCCTGAAGGGCATCCTTGACAATATCAGCGAAGACGGACGGGTACTGAGCGTATCGGGCGGCACAGCGGTTATGAAAGATCGGGAAGGGTATCGCAATATTCCAAAAGACTGGGTTCAGGGTTGGGGTCAAGGCTTAGCATTGGCTTTTCTGTCCGATCTGCTTAAATAGGAGGGAAACAAGTTGTCCAAACAAACAACGGGGGCCTTTACACTTCCGGGAGAATCCGGTTATGAGGCACTGACCCTGAAATTAGCTGAACGGTGGGGTGCCGATGTTATTCGTGACAGTGACGGCACGAAGTTGTCCGATGAGATTATCAATGCAGGATACGGTATTTATTCTACCATCTGTATCATCAGAGATCATAATGAGTGGGCGGCCCTTAATCCGGATAAGCTGCAGCAGAGTTTTTTAATCACAAATCCCAAGGTAGCTGTACAAGACTATTTATCCATCTATCTGATGGAGGATTTCTTCGCTGAACAATTCAGAGTGAATGATTCCAAAGAGGCGTTTAAGTACTGGCAGGTTTACGACCGGACGACCGGCGAGGAAGTTCCAAGAGAACAGTGGAATTATGAACGGGAATCGGGAAATGTGGTCCTTACCGGAATTTCGCCTTGGCATAAATACACAGTAAGCTTCATGGTCTACCGGATATGGGAAGAGATTTCCATGTATAACCACACTACGAATCATTGGGACAAAGAGCATCTGATGCAGATCGATCCTATGTATCCCGAAACGCAGAAGTATCTGCTGGAGTGGATAGAAGACTGGTGCCTTCAGCATAAGGAAACAACGGTTGTCCGGTTTACCTCCTTATTCTATAATTTCGCCTGGATATGGGGCAGTAGTGACCGCAACCGCCATCTGTTCTCGGACTGGGGTTCATACGATTTCACGGTAAGCTCAAGAGCGCTTGATCTGTTTGCCAAGAAATACGGCTATTCGCTGACTGCTGAAGATTTCGTGAACGGCGGGAAATATCGCGTCAGTCATATCCCGGCGCAGCAGCGCAAGCTGGACTATATGGAATTTATCAATGATTTTGTCATTGAATTCGGCAAGAAATTAATTGATATTGTGCATAGGCACGATAAGCTGGCCTATGTCTTCTACGATGACAGTTGGGTTGGCATGGAGCCTTACAATGACCGCTTCGGGGAGTTTGGATTCGACGGGATGATTAAATGTGTGTTCTCAGGGTATGAGGCCAGGATGTGTTCAGGTGTCAAAGTGGATACACATGAGATTCGGTTGCATCCCTACTTATTCCCGGTTGGGTTAGGCGGACTTCCTACCTTCATGGAGGGCGGGAACCCTACGCTGGATGCCAAGAAGTATTGGATTAACATCCGGCGCGCCTTGCTCAGGGAGCCGATTGACCGGATTGGACTGGGCGGATATTTGCATCTCGTAGAACCTTACCCGGACTTCTGCGATTACATCGAGAAGATTGCCAATGAATTCAGAGAGATTAAAGAGCTGCATGATATAGGCAAACCGTATCACATTAAGACGAAGGTAGCCATTCTGCACAGCTGGGGCAAATTGAAATCGTGGACATTATCCGGCCATTTCCATGAAACGTACATGCATGATCTGATTCATGTCAATGAGGCTTTATCCGGGTTGCCGGTTGAAGTGCAGTTCATTGATTTCGAAGATATCCGTCAGGGCATCCTGCAAGATTGTGATGTAGTGATCAATGCCGGTTCTGCCGGTTCAGCATGGAGCGGTGGGGATTACTGGAAAGACAGCAAATGCGTCGACCTTCTGACAGAGTGGGTGCATGAGGGCGGTACCTTTATTGGCATCAACCAGCCTTCAGCGGTCGAAGGGTACGACAGCTTCTTCAGAATGGCCCATGTTCTCGGTCTGGATGAGGATACAGGCGCCAGGGTAGCTCATGGAAGATGGACCTATGAGGTTAAGGATGAGCAGGGTCTGGTGCCTGAAGGGGCCAGCATCACACCGAAGAATCGAATTTATCTTACCGATGGGTCAGCTGCGGTAGTGGATGAAACTAGTGGGTCGATCACCCTGTCTACTTATGCTTTCGGAAAAGGCAAAGGGATCTACCTTCCTTCTTTCGGATTCAGCTGGGAAAATACACGATTGCTGCTGAATCTGATCCGCTATGCCGGCAATGAGTTCCATGAAACGAAGTACATTACGGATAACTTATATACCGAATGTGCTTATTATCCAGAGAGTAAGATCTTGGTTGTTATTAACAACAGCGATCAGCTTCAAAGCACTACGATTGATACGGAATATGGAAAACAAACCATGGAATTGGAGCCGTTTGATACGACCATCAGAACTATTGGGGAATAGGAATATTACAACAAGCTCAAGCCTGCGGCTGTGCCGCGGGCTTGAGCTTTTAATATTGCGTATCGACTGACTACTGTGATTTTATTTGAGCAGCTGCAGCACCGATTGAGGATTCTGATTCGCTTGGGCCAACATCGCTTGAGCAGCTTGAGCTAGTATGTTCGATCTGGTTAGATTCGACATTTCCTTAACAATATCAGGACCGGGTTTCGGCTCTCTCTACAAGTTCTGGAACAGAGACTTGCGGAGCAGCTATTTGCGGAGAGCGACTGCATTCTGAATCTGGCCTCGGGTTTGATTTCGAATATGCTGATAAGTTGTCGGATGAGAGTACGTATGTGTTTATACAAAAAATAAAACCATAAGCGGTTCCATCTTGTCCGCTGCATCATTGCCTTTTAATGGTAGTATAGGGGTAGAAGTTATATATAAAGGAGCCGATATAAACATGAGAAGAATCATGGGCAGAGCAGCCTGCGTATTCCTTCTGTTAGTTCTATCCGCGTGTACTGCAACTGATCAGAAAGAGAAGGAGACAATCCTTACAAAAACGAATATGGATCAAGTAGAAATATATCCTTATGAAGAAGGATCTGACTCAGAGCATTATATTACGTACAATGACTCCAGCAAGGAAATCATTGGTGAAAGTTATATAGGGCTTTTTATCAATGGTTCAGTTATAAAAAATGCTAATCTTGCCATTATGGGTACTTATATATTGGTTCCTCTGACCCCTATAGCTGAGCATTTGGACGTTCAAGTGAAATGGGATGCTGAGAAGGAGAGCGCTACGGTTGTTGATTCAGACAAGACAGCCGAAATCGTTGCGGGTAAGGCCATAGTTCGATTAAACGGTAAGGAGGTGCAGTTGGATGTGGCCCCTGTACATATAGATGAAGACCTCTACGTTCCCCTTAACTTTGTGACGGATGTATTGCAGGGCGAGGCCCATTATTTTGATGGAAACGACACAACGAAACCGCATATCGTGACCAGAATGCCGCATGTGATGATTAGCCGCTATCCGGACAGTGCCACAGAAATCTCTAAAGAAGAGGCGGTTGAACAAGTAAGAGAGCAACTGATTACAGCTTTTGAGAAGAAATTTGGCACCTATACTCCTCTTGCAGACAATGAGCAGGCTGAAACCAACGATGATAAGAGTATGCTTCGAAAGGTAATAACCAATTTGGCTGTCCAATCGGAAAACGACCGATATTATGTGCTTCCTGTTGTGTATGATTTCTGGGTAGATAAATATACCGGTGA
This window encodes:
- a CDS encoding helix-turn-helix domain-containing protein, with the protein product MPRKKKPVIEYRHYSLPINFPVLLLSGERWKISDIKSEHLHFHNHLEIGICYSDNGIMEIKGESVPFKAGDVTFIPRYLPHTTYSSPNTASLWSYIFFSPEDIFQHSFKSAYSNFEPNLWAVKGMNCVLNKEQHPKVYTLATSIVEELQQQNPYYQESAYGLLLSLYIELLRIHSRNELLADQEIEHSLKGDFVISPVLEYITTNYMTPMTIDFLADLCHLSTTHFRRKFHEIMGTAPLDFLNSTRIEEACKLLKSTEDSILSISEQVGFQSISSFNRCFSKLMGQSPKEWRKGAQSEAQSAKASILEFTGWV
- a CDS encoding glycoside hydrolase family 88/105 protein produces the protein MLQLTYDKEEIVSVIDKVVRKTMAMDLTWDWPCGVAYYGVSRAYQTTGNKEYLNMLVQWADEYIELGLPDWTVNTCAMGHMLITLYEETGNQKYWDIAMSKVEYIRSNALRFGDHVLQHTVSVSNDFPEQAWADTLFMAAFFLLRVGSKLKDQDMIQDALNQYYWHIKYLQDPSTGFWYHGYNNVKQDHMSGLYWGRANAWGAYTMSQVKPLLKEWYLYPQCMDVECSLRDQLAALKLVQTENGLWRTVLDDEESYEEVSASCGIAAAMINNGNPLHTKYVQKALKGILDNISEDGRVLSVSGGTAVMKDREGYRNIPKDWVQGWGQGLALAFLSDLLK
- the gnpA gene encoding 1,3-beta-galactosyl-N-acetylhexosamine phosphorylase gives rise to the protein MSKQTTGAFTLPGESGYEALTLKLAERWGADVIRDSDGTKLSDEIINAGYGIYSTICIIRDHNEWAALNPDKLQQSFLITNPKVAVQDYLSIYLMEDFFAEQFRVNDSKEAFKYWQVYDRTTGEEVPREQWNYERESGNVVLTGISPWHKYTVSFMVYRIWEEISMYNHTTNHWDKEHLMQIDPMYPETQKYLLEWIEDWCLQHKETTVVRFTSLFYNFAWIWGSSDRNRHLFSDWGSYDFTVSSRALDLFAKKYGYSLTAEDFVNGGKYRVSHIPAQQRKLDYMEFINDFVIEFGKKLIDIVHRHDKLAYVFYDDSWVGMEPYNDRFGEFGFDGMIKCVFSGYEARMCSGVKVDTHEIRLHPYLFPVGLGGLPTFMEGGNPTLDAKKYWINIRRALLREPIDRIGLGGYLHLVEPYPDFCDYIEKIANEFREIKELHDIGKPYHIKTKVAILHSWGKLKSWTLSGHFHETYMHDLIHVNEALSGLPVEVQFIDFEDIRQGILQDCDVVINAGSAGSAWSGGDYWKDSKCVDLLTEWVHEGGTFIGINQPSAVEGYDSFFRMAHVLGLDEDTGARVAHGRWTYEVKDEQGLVPEGASITPKNRIYLTDGSAAVVDETSGSITLSTYAFGKGKGIYLPSFGFSWENTRLLLNLIRYAGNEFHETKYITDNLYTECAYYPESKILVVINNSDQLQSTTIDTEYGKQTMELEPFDTTIRTIGE
- a CDS encoding copper amine oxidase N-terminal domain-containing protein, which gives rise to MRRIMGRAACVFLLLVLSACTATDQKEKETILTKTNMDQVEIYPYEEGSDSEHYITYNDSSKEIIGESYIGLFINGSVIKNANLAIMGTYILVPLTPIAEHLDVQVKWDAEKESATVVDSDKTAEIVAGKAIVRLNGKEVQLDVAPVHIDEDLYVPLNFVTDVLQGEAHYFDGNDTTKPHIVTRMPHVMISRYPDSATEISKEEAVEQVREQLITAFEKKFGTYTPLADNEQAETNDDKSMLRKVITNLAVQSENDRYYVLPVVYDFWVDKYTGDVYTYYNGLVMTIQLFNPDNENALAFPG